In Solanum stenotomum isolate F172 chromosome 6, ASM1918654v1, whole genome shotgun sequence, one DNA window encodes the following:
- the LOC125868577 gene encoding uncharacterized protein LOC125868577: MRTVTGWRGCMDYRKLNSWTKKDHFPMPFMDRMLDRVSKRGWYCLLDGYSGYKKISIALEDHEKTTFTFPYGFYKRFIKDFSNIALPLCKLLEKEVKFHFDDACMVAFKFLKEKLISTHIIISPDWSEPFGVMCDASGTKVIIHTDHATLCFLMAKKDTKPRLIRECANHIIRRCVLEEEAVEILHACHASPVGGYHSGVRTSAKVLQSGYYWSSLYKDAHEFVKKGTQFQKQDYVSKWVEGVALPNNEGKSVVQFLKCYIFAMFGTPQAIISDGGSYFCNKWFSTALSKYGVKHKIGTPYHPQTSGQVEVSNQEIKSILAMTVIASRNDWSRRLVDAL, translated from the exons ATGCGAACGGTGACAGGTTGGAGAGGTTGCATGGACTATCGGAAGCTAAATTCATGGACTAAAAAGGATCATTTCCCCATGCCTTTTATGGATCGAATGCTTGATCGAGTATCCAAGAGAGGGTGGTATTGCTTGTTGGATGGGTATTCTGGCTATAAGAAAATCTCCATTGCTCTGGAGGATCATGAGAAAACAACCTTTACCTTCCCTTATG GATTTTATAAgagattcatcaaagacttctcaaatATTGCACTTCCTCTATGCAAGCTTTTGGAAAAAGAGGTGAAATTCcactttgatgatgcttgtatgGTAGCTTTCAAATTCCTGAAAGAAAAACTGATTTCCACTCATATCATCATTAGTCCTGATTGGTCAGAGCCATTTGgagtaatgtgtgatgcaagcg GTACAAAAGTGATTATTCACACTGATCATGCTACATTGTGTTTTCTAATGGCAAAGAAAGACACCAAACCGagattgataag AGAGTGTGCTAACCATATAATTAGAAGATGTGTTCTGGAAGAAGAAGCTGTTGAGATCCTGCATGCTTGTCACGCCTCGCCGGTTGGAGGTTATCACAGTGGTGTACGAACATCTGCTAAAGTTCTGCAAAGTGGGTACTACTGGTCGTCTCTATACAAAGATGCTCATGAGTTTGTCAAGAAGGGGACGCAATTTCAAAAGCAAG ATTATGTTTCCAAATGGGTAGAAGGTGTAGCTCTTCCAAACAATGAAGGAAAAAGTGTTGTTCAGTTCTTGAAGTGCTACATTTTTGCAATGTTTGGGACTCCACAAGccattattagcgatggaggatCATACTTTTGTAATAAATGGTTCTCAACTGCATTGAGTAAATATGGGGTGAAACACAAAATAGGAACACCGtatcatccccaaacaagtggccaagttgaagtgtcaaacCAGGAGATAAAAAGCATTTTGGCTATGACAGTGATTGCAAGTAGGAATGATTGGTCTCGAAGGTTGGTTGACGCACTATAG
- the LOC125868578 gene encoding uncharacterized protein LOC125868578 — MKGLNLDWTKTSRGRVEQLNELDEFRSRAYESLALYKEKMEKWHDAKILKKEFKVGDWVLLYNSQLRLFSGKLKSKWSGPFRLTKVFTNGAIEVEGQEGPAFKLNRQRLKLYFGECQEISLIEVVYLEDA, encoded by the coding sequence ATGAAAGGTTTAAATTTGGACTGGACAAAGACCTCAAGGGGAAGAGTAGAGCAGTTAAACGAATTGGATGAATTCAGATCCAGAGCCTATGAAAGTTTAGCCCTGTACAAGGAAAAGATGGAGAAATGGCATGATGCTAAAATTCTTAAGAAGGAGTTTAAAGTGGGAGACTGGGTGTTACTATACAATTCCCAACTTAGACTCTTTTCAGGaaagctcaagtccaaatggtcAGGACCATTTAGACTAACAAAAGTATTCACAAATGGTGCCATAGAAGTCGAGGGTCAAGAGGGACCTGCATTTAAGTTGAATAGGCAGCGcttaaaattatactttggAGAATGCCAAGAGATTTCTTTGATTGAGGTGGTGTACCTGGAAGATGCTTGA